A window of the Fulvia fulva chromosome 11, complete sequence genome harbors these coding sequences:
- a CDS encoding putative C2H2-type zinc-finger transcription factor orf8: MTSVITMDSPSFQSLAHQPRVRAHSTFAAQSSINKHGAISKRSHLDGRDRSISASQADRLFHFAAEQSTTQADIDQGTINPSSTLGIQWLTPQHSPEPQGSETEHPIQPYPQWTAPTPPRSDSGVPSVSVDFNDLPVATGISISPEFAFEQPTAQAEMSSLGFLLPTQYGSGPGESDPASYTMDQNYIPPMRMSQPATTSGTTAYAQTVSSSPSHYQQSSRTPDLSSSRRHSEMPASSAGQAYDQSYRRISSPYDNMSSGAYSMPQTQNIPSISGITQSPLPSPGMSHTSGTPSMPQYNSSMSRSPNMYDSTIYSHQPAYTTAPTATQLYASSQQQQPIPYPPPPPPPPYSASNAALAKPPSSSDSSIRVLNQRPKPQCWEHGCNGRQFSTFSNLLRHQREKSGTSAKSYCPKCGAEFTRTTARNGHLAHDKCTKQRQVGEGK, translated from the exons ATGACCTCTGTGATCACAATGGACTCACCATCTTTCCAGTCACTCGCCCACCAACCAAGGGTGCGCGCCCACTCCACCTTTGCGGCACAGTCATCCATCAACAAGCACGGCGCCATCAGCAAACGCTCTCACCTCGACGGCCGCGATCGATCCATATCGGCCTCCCAGGCTGACAGACTCTTCCACTTCGCCGCCGAGCAGAGCACCACTCAGGCCGACATCGACCAAGGCACCATCAACCCATCATCGACATTAGGCATCCAGTGGCTTACACCTCAACACTCACCTGAACCCCAAGGCTCCGAGACCGAACACCCGATTCAGCCGTACCCGCAGTGGACGGCACCGACTCCTCCTAGATCCGACTCTGGTGTACCTTCAGTCTCTGTCGACTTCAACGACCTTCCCGTGGCTACTGGCATCAGTATCTCACCCGAGTTCGCGTTTGAGCAGCCAACTGCGCAAGCGGAGATGAG CTCGTTAGGGTTCTTGCTTCCAACGCAATACGGATCAGGCCCAGGAGAATCTGACCCTGCCA GCTACACGATGGATCAAAACTACATCCCTCCCATGCGCATGTCGCAACCAGCTACAACCAGCGGTACTACTGCCTACGCGCAAACAGTCTCATCCAGCCCATCACATTACCAGCAGAGCAGCAGGACGCCTGATCTATCATCCAGTCGCCGTCACTCTGAGATGCCCGCATCCAGTGCAGGCCAAGCTTACGACCAAAGTTACCGCCGAATAAGCAGTCCATATGACAACATGTCAAGTGGTGCCTACTCAATGCCCCAAACTCAAAACATCCCATCCATCAGCGGCATCACCCAAAGCCCACTCCCCTCACCAGGCATGTCCCACACCTCAGGAACCCCATCAATGCCGCAATACAACAGCAGCATGTCAAG ATCCCCAAACATGTACGACAGCACCATATACTCCCACCAACCCGCCTACACCACAGCCCCAACCGCCACCCAGCTCTACGCCTCCTCCCAGCAACAACAACCCATACCCTACCccccaccaccaccaccaccaccctACAGCGCCTCCAACGCAGCGCTCGCAAAGCCACCAAGCAGCAGCGACTCCTCCATCCGCGTCCTGAACCAACGGCCCAAACCCCAATGCTGGGAACACGGCTGTAACGGTCGCCAGTTCTCCACGTTTAGCAATCTCCTACGACATCAGAGGGAGAAGTCTGGCACGTCGGCGAAATCTTACTGCCCGAAGTGTGGGGCCGAGTTTACGAGGACGACGGCGAGGAATGGTCATTTGGCGCATGATAAGTGCACGAAGCAGCGGCAGGTGGGGGAGGGGAAGTGA